From the Osmerus eperlanus chromosome 19, fOsmEpe2.1, whole genome shotgun sequence genome, one window contains:
- the LOC134039419 gene encoding neuronal migration protein doublecortin-like isoform X2 — protein sequence MELDFGHFDERDKTSRAPRGGRPNGLPSPTHSAHCSFYRTRTLQALTNEKKAKKVRFYRNGDRYFKGIVYAVAVERFRTFDALLADLTRSLSDHINLPQGVRFIFSIDGLRKIVSMDELEEGESYVCASENFYKKVDYTKNVNPNWSVNVKASASQKNLQSLASKATGEAREGKEFVRPKLVTVMRSGVKPRKAVRVLLNKKTAHSFDQVLTDITDAIKLESGVVKKIYTLDGKQVTCLQDFFGDDDVFIACGPEKFRYAQDDFSLDENAHYPSGTKPKSGPAGYNNQANGTGSSSQLSTPISKQSPTSTPTSPGSNRKQKDLYLPLSLDDEDSLGESM from the exons ATGGAGCTGGACTTCGGCCATTTCGACGAGCGAGACAAGACGTCCCGCGCCCCCCGAGGCGGGCGCCCCAACGGCCTGCCCAGCCCCACCCACAGCGCCCACTGCAGCTTCTACCGCACGCGCACCCTCCAGGCCCTCACCAACGAGAAGAAGGCCAAGAAGGTGCGCTTCTACCGCAACGGAGACCGCTACTTCAAGGGCATCGTGTACGCCGTGGCGGTGGAACGCTTCCGCACCTTCGACGCCCTCCTGGCCGACCTGACGCGCTCCCTCTCGGACCACATCAACCTGCCGCAGGGGGTCCGCTTCATCTTCTCCATCGACGGCTTGCGCAAGATCGTCTCCATGGACGAGCTGGAGGAAG GAGAGAGCTACGTCTGCGCCTCGGAGAACTTCTACAAGAAGGTGGACTACACCAAGAACGTCAACCCCAACTGGTCGGTGAACGTGAAGGCCTCGGCCAGCCAGAAGAACCTGCAGTCCCTGGCCAGCAAGGCGACCGGCGAGGCCCGAGAGGGCAAGGAGTTTGTCCGGCCCAAGCTGGTGACGGTGATGCGCAGCGGCGTAAAGCCTCGCAAGGCGGTGCGCGTGCTGCTCAACAAGAAGACGGCGCACTCCTTCGACCAGGTGCTGACCGACATcacggatgccatcaagctggAGAGCGGCGTGGTCAAGAAGATCTACACCCTGGACGGCAAGCAG GTAACCTGCCTTCAGGATTTCTTCGGGGATGATGATGTGTTTATTGCCTGTGGACCAGAGAAGTTCCGCTACGCCCAGGATGACTTTTCCCTGGATGAGAATG CACACTACCCCTCTGGAACCAAACCCAAATCAGGCCCGGCGGGCTATAATAACCAAG CCAATGGGACAGGGTCCAGCAGTCAGCTCTCCACCCCAATTTCCAAGCAGTCCCCCACCTCTACCCCCACCAGTCCTGGCAGCAACCGTAAGCAGAAG GATCTCtacctgcctctgtctctggatGATGAGGATTCTCTGGGAGAGTCTATGTAG
- the LOC134039419 gene encoding neuronal migration protein doublecortin-like isoform X1, producing MELDFGHFDERDKTSRAPRGGRPNGLPSPTHSAHCSFYRTRTLQALTNEKKAKKVRFYRNGDRYFKGIVYAVAVERFRTFDALLADLTRSLSDHINLPQGVRFIFSIDGLRKIVSMDELEEGESYVCASENFYKKVDYTKNVNPNWSVNVKASASQKNLQSLASKATGEAREGKEFVRPKLVTVMRSGVKPRKAVRVLLNKKTAHSFDQVLTDITDAIKLESGVVKKIYTLDGKQVTCLQDFFGDDDVFIACGPEKFRYAQDDFSLDENAHYPSGTKPKSGPAGYNNQECRVMKGPKPQRISKSPGPIRRSKSPAESTNGTGSSSQLSTPISKQSPTSTPTSPGSNRKQKDLYLPLSLDDEDSLGESM from the exons ATGGAGCTGGACTTCGGCCATTTCGACGAGCGAGACAAGACGTCCCGCGCCCCCCGAGGCGGGCGCCCCAACGGCCTGCCCAGCCCCACCCACAGCGCCCACTGCAGCTTCTACCGCACGCGCACCCTCCAGGCCCTCACCAACGAGAAGAAGGCCAAGAAGGTGCGCTTCTACCGCAACGGAGACCGCTACTTCAAGGGCATCGTGTACGCCGTGGCGGTGGAACGCTTCCGCACCTTCGACGCCCTCCTGGCCGACCTGACGCGCTCCCTCTCGGACCACATCAACCTGCCGCAGGGGGTCCGCTTCATCTTCTCCATCGACGGCTTGCGCAAGATCGTCTCCATGGACGAGCTGGAGGAAG GAGAGAGCTACGTCTGCGCCTCGGAGAACTTCTACAAGAAGGTGGACTACACCAAGAACGTCAACCCCAACTGGTCGGTGAACGTGAAGGCCTCGGCCAGCCAGAAGAACCTGCAGTCCCTGGCCAGCAAGGCGACCGGCGAGGCCCGAGAGGGCAAGGAGTTTGTCCGGCCCAAGCTGGTGACGGTGATGCGCAGCGGCGTAAAGCCTCGCAAGGCGGTGCGCGTGCTGCTCAACAAGAAGACGGCGCACTCCTTCGACCAGGTGCTGACCGACATcacggatgccatcaagctggAGAGCGGCGTGGTCAAGAAGATCTACACCCTGGACGGCAAGCAG GTAACCTGCCTTCAGGATTTCTTCGGGGATGATGATGTGTTTATTGCCTGTGGACCAGAGAAGTTCCGCTACGCCCAGGATGACTTTTCCCTGGATGAGAATG CACACTACCCCTCTGGAACCAAACCCAAATCAGGCCCGGCGGGCTATAATAACCAAG AATGCAGGGTGATGAAGGGACCCAAACCCCAGAGGATCTCTAAGAGTCCAGGTCCGATCCGTCGTAGCAAGTCTCCAGCAGAATCGA CCAATGGGACAGGGTCCAGCAGTCAGCTCTCCACCCCAATTTCCAAGCAGTCCCCCACCTCTACCCCCACCAGTCCTGGCAGCAACCGTAAGCAGAAG GATCTCtacctgcctctgtctctggatGATGAGGATTCTCTGGGAGAGTCTATGTAG